In Rattus norvegicus strain BN/NHsdMcwi chromosome 3, GRCr8, whole genome shotgun sequence, a genomic segment contains:
- the Pmpca gene encoding mitochondrial-processing peptidase subunit alpha, giving the protein MATAVWAAARLLRGSAALCARPKFGSPAHRRFSSGATYPNIPLSSPLPGVPKPIFATVDGQEKFETKVTTLDNGLRVASQNKFGQFCTLGILINSGSRYEAKYLSGIAHFLEKLAFSSTARFDSKDEILLTLEKHGGICDCQTSRDTTMYAVSADSKGLDTVVGLLADVVLHPRLTDEEIEMTRMAVQFELEDLNMRPDPEPLLTEMIHEAAFRENTVGLHRFCPVENIGKIDREVLHSYLKNYYTPDRMVLAGVGVEHEHLVECARKYLLGVQPAWGAPGAVDVDSSVAQYTGGIIKVERDMSNVSLGPTPIPELTHIMVGLESCSFLEEDFIPFAVLNMMMGGGGSFSAGGPGKGMFSRLYLNVLNRHHWMYNATSYHHSYEDTGLLCIHASADPRQVREMVEIITKEFILMGRTVDLVELERAKTQLMSMLMMNLESRPVIFEDVGRQVLATHSRKLPHELCTLIRNVKPEDIKRVASKMLRGKPAVAALGDLTDLPTYEHIQAALSSRDGRLPRTYRLFR; this is encoded by the exons ATGGCGACGGCAGTGTGGGCGGCTGCGCGGCTACTTCGGGGTTCTGCGGCGCTGTGCGCGCGGCCCAA GTTCGGTTCTCCTGCACACAGACGGTTCAGCAGTGGCGCCACCTACCCCAacatccctctctcttctcccttgccCGGAGTGCCCAAGCCTATTTTTGCTACAGTTGATGGACAGGAAAAGTTTGAAACCAAAGTCACCACTCTGGACAATGGGCTTCGTGTGGCATCTCAAAATAAGTTTGGACAGTTCTGTACCTTAGGAA TTCTTATTAATTCAGGATCACGATATGAAGCGAAATATCTTAGTGGAATTGCTCATTTTCTGGAAAAATTGGCATTTTCG TCTACCGCTCGATTTGACAGCAAAGATGAAATTCTGCTTACCCTGGAAAAACATGGTGGTATCTGTGACTGCCAGACCTCGAG AGACACCACCATGTATGCTGTGTCTGCTGACAGCAAAGGCTTGGACACTGTGGTGGGCCTGCTGGCTGATGTGGTTCTGCACCCCCGCCTGACAG atgaggaaattGAGATGACGAGGATGGCTGTTCAGTTTGAACTTGAGGACCTGAACATGAGACCTGACCCAGAGCCACTGCTCACCGAGATGATTCATGAA GCTGCTTTTAGGGAGAACACGGTGGGCCTGCACCGGTTTTGTCCTGTAGAGAACATAGGGAAGATTGACCGAGAAGTGCTGCATTCCTACCTGAAGAACTACTACACCCCCGACCGCATGGTGCTTGCTGGAGTGGGCGTGGAGCATGAGCACCTGGTCGAATGTGCCAGAAAGTACCTCCTGGGAGTGCAGCCTGCCTGGGGAGCTCCGGGAGCTGTGGATGTTGACAGCTCAGTGGCACAGTACACGGGGGGGATCATCAAG GTGGAGAGAGACATGTCAAATGTCAGCCTTGGCCCCACCCCGATTCCAGAGCTCACACATATCATGGTGGGGCTAGAGAGCTGCTCCTTCCTG GAGGAGGATTTCATCCCCTTTGCTGTGTTGAATATGATGATGGGAGGCGGGGGCTCCTTCTCGGCCGGAGGGCCTGGCAAAGGCATGTTCTCCAGGCTCTACCTCAACGTGCTCAATCG GCACCACTGGATGTATAATGCAACCTCCTACCACCACAGCTATGAAGACACAGGCCTCCTGTGCATCCATGCCAGCGCAGACCCTCGACAG GTTCGAGAAATGGTAGAAATCATCACAAAGGAGTTTATTTTGATGGGCCGAACGGTGGATTTG GTGGAGCTGGAGCGGGCCAAGACACAGCTGATGTCCATGCTCATGATGAACTTGGAGTCCAGGCCTGTGATCTTTGAGGATGTGGGGAGGCAGGTGTTGGCTACACATTCAAGAAAGCTGCCCCATGAGCTGTGCACACTCATTC GCAATGTGAAGCCGGAAGATATCAAGAGGGTTGCTTCCAAGATGCTCCGAGGCAAGCCTGCTGTGGCCGCTCTGGGTGATTTGACTGACCTGCCCACGTATGAACACATCCAGGCAGCGCTGTCCAGCAGAGATGGGCGCCTGCCCAGAACATACCGGCTGTTCCGGTAG
- the Pmpca gene encoding mitochondrial-processing peptidase subunit alpha isoform X1, whose amino-acid sequence MGPGAEHRRRGPGERAGDWNLVEGVGRVTRLEPSRPRFGSPAHRRFSSGATYPNIPLSSPLPGVPKPIFATVDGQEKFETKVTTLDNGLRVASQNKFGQFCTLGILINSGSRYEAKYLSGIAHFLEKLAFSSTARFDSKDEILLTLEKHGGICDCQTSRDTTMYAVSADSKGLDTVVGLLADVVLHPRLTDEEIEMTRMAVQFELEDLNMRPDPEPLLTEMIHEAAFRENTVGLHRFCPVENIGKIDREVLHSYLKNYYTPDRMVLAGVGVEHEHLVECARKYLLGVQPAWGAPGAVDVDSSVAQYTGGIIKVERDMSNVSLGPTPIPELTHIMVGLESCSFLEEDFIPFAVLNMMMGGGGSFSAGGPGKGMFSRLYLNVLNRHHWMYNATSYHHSYEDTGLLCIHASADPRQVREMVEIITKEFILMGRTVDLVELERAKTQLMSMLMMNLESRPVIFEDVGRQVLATHSRKLPHELCTLIRNVKPEDIKRVASKMLRGKPAVAALGDLTDLPTYEHIQAALSSRDGRLPRTYRLFR is encoded by the exons ATGGGCCCTGGAGCAGAGCACAGGCGCCGTGGGCCTGGAGAACGAGCCGGGGACTGGAACCTGGTTGAAGGGGTCGGCAGAGTCACTCGGCTGGAGCCTTCCAGACCAAG GTTCGGTTCTCCTGCACACAGACGGTTCAGCAGTGGCGCCACCTACCCCAacatccctctctcttctcccttgccCGGAGTGCCCAAGCCTATTTTTGCTACAGTTGATGGACAGGAAAAGTTTGAAACCAAAGTCACCACTCTGGACAATGGGCTTCGTGTGGCATCTCAAAATAAGTTTGGACAGTTCTGTACCTTAGGAA TTCTTATTAATTCAGGATCACGATATGAAGCGAAATATCTTAGTGGAATTGCTCATTTTCTGGAAAAATTGGCATTTTCG TCTACCGCTCGATTTGACAGCAAAGATGAAATTCTGCTTACCCTGGAAAAACATGGTGGTATCTGTGACTGCCAGACCTCGAG AGACACCACCATGTATGCTGTGTCTGCTGACAGCAAAGGCTTGGACACTGTGGTGGGCCTGCTGGCTGATGTGGTTCTGCACCCCCGCCTGACAG atgaggaaattGAGATGACGAGGATGGCTGTTCAGTTTGAACTTGAGGACCTGAACATGAGACCTGACCCAGAGCCACTGCTCACCGAGATGATTCATGAA GCTGCTTTTAGGGAGAACACGGTGGGCCTGCACCGGTTTTGTCCTGTAGAGAACATAGGGAAGATTGACCGAGAAGTGCTGCATTCCTACCTGAAGAACTACTACACCCCCGACCGCATGGTGCTTGCTGGAGTGGGCGTGGAGCATGAGCACCTGGTCGAATGTGCCAGAAAGTACCTCCTGGGAGTGCAGCCTGCCTGGGGAGCTCCGGGAGCTGTGGATGTTGACAGCTCAGTGGCACAGTACACGGGGGGGATCATCAAG GTGGAGAGAGACATGTCAAATGTCAGCCTTGGCCCCACCCCGATTCCAGAGCTCACACATATCATGGTGGGGCTAGAGAGCTGCTCCTTCCTG GAGGAGGATTTCATCCCCTTTGCTGTGTTGAATATGATGATGGGAGGCGGGGGCTCCTTCTCGGCCGGAGGGCCTGGCAAAGGCATGTTCTCCAGGCTCTACCTCAACGTGCTCAATCG GCACCACTGGATGTATAATGCAACCTCCTACCACCACAGCTATGAAGACACAGGCCTCCTGTGCATCCATGCCAGCGCAGACCCTCGACAG GTTCGAGAAATGGTAGAAATCATCACAAAGGAGTTTATTTTGATGGGCCGAACGGTGGATTTG GTGGAGCTGGAGCGGGCCAAGACACAGCTGATGTCCATGCTCATGATGAACTTGGAGTCCAGGCCTGTGATCTTTGAGGATGTGGGGAGGCAGGTGTTGGCTACACATTCAAGAAAGCTGCCCCATGAGCTGTGCACACTCATTC GCAATGTGAAGCCGGAAGATATCAAGAGGGTTGCTTCCAAGATGCTCCGAGGCAAGCCTGCTGTGGCCGCTCTGGGTGATTTGACTGACCTGCCCACGTATGAACACATCCAGGCAGCGCTGTCCAGCAGAGATGGGCGCCTGCCCAGAACATACCGGCTGTTCCGGTAG
- the Pmpca gene encoding mitochondrial-processing peptidase subunit alpha isoform X2: MKRNILVELLIFWKNWHFRLPLDLTAKMKFCLPWKNMVVSVTARPRDTTMYAVSADSKGLDTVVGLLADVVLHPRLTDEEIEMTRMAVQFELEDLNMRPDPEPLLTEMIHEAAFRENTVGLHRFCPVENIGKIDREVLHSYLKNYYTPDRMVLAGVGVEHEHLVECARKYLLGVQPAWGAPGAVDVDSSVAQYTGGIIKVERDMSNVSLGPTPIPELTHIMVGLESCSFLEEDFIPFAVLNMMMGGGGSFSAGGPGKGMFSRLYLNVLNRHHWMYNATSYHHSYEDTGLLCIHASADPRQVREMVEIITKEFILMGRTVDLVELERAKTQLMSMLMMNLESRPVIFEDVGRQVLATHSRKLPHELCTLIRNVKPEDIKRVASKMLRGKPAVAALGDLTDLPTYEHIQAALSSRDGRLPRTYRLFR, from the exons ATGAAGCGAAATATCTTAGTGGAATTGCTCATTTTCTGGAAAAATTGGCATTTTCG TCTACCGCTCGATTTGACAGCAAAGATGAAATTCTGCTTACCCTGGAAAAACATGGTGGTATCTGTGACTGCCAGACCTCGAG ACACCACCATGTATGCTGTGTCTGCTGACAGCAAAGGCTTGGACACTGTGGTGGGCCTGCTGGCTGATGTGGTTCTGCACCCCCGCCTGACAG atgaggaaattGAGATGACGAGGATGGCTGTTCAGTTTGAACTTGAGGACCTGAACATGAGACCTGACCCAGAGCCACTGCTCACCGAGATGATTCATGAA GCTGCTTTTAGGGAGAACACGGTGGGCCTGCACCGGTTTTGTCCTGTAGAGAACATAGGGAAGATTGACCGAGAAGTGCTGCATTCCTACCTGAAGAACTACTACACCCCCGACCGCATGGTGCTTGCTGGAGTGGGCGTGGAGCATGAGCACCTGGTCGAATGTGCCAGAAAGTACCTCCTGGGAGTGCAGCCTGCCTGGGGAGCTCCGGGAGCTGTGGATGTTGACAGCTCAGTGGCACAGTACACGGGGGGGATCATCAAG GTGGAGAGAGACATGTCAAATGTCAGCCTTGGCCCCACCCCGATTCCAGAGCTCACACATATCATGGTGGGGCTAGAGAGCTGCTCCTTCCTG GAGGAGGATTTCATCCCCTTTGCTGTGTTGAATATGATGATGGGAGGCGGGGGCTCCTTCTCGGCCGGAGGGCCTGGCAAAGGCATGTTCTCCAGGCTCTACCTCAACGTGCTCAATCG GCACCACTGGATGTATAATGCAACCTCCTACCACCACAGCTATGAAGACACAGGCCTCCTGTGCATCCATGCCAGCGCAGACCCTCGACAG GTTCGAGAAATGGTAGAAATCATCACAAAGGAGTTTATTTTGATGGGCCGAACGGTGGATTTG GTGGAGCTGGAGCGGGCCAAGACACAGCTGATGTCCATGCTCATGATGAACTTGGAGTCCAGGCCTGTGATCTTTGAGGATGTGGGGAGGCAGGTGTTGGCTACACATTCAAGAAAGCTGCCCCATGAGCTGTGCACACTCATTC GCAATGTGAAGCCGGAAGATATCAAGAGGGTTGCTTCCAAGATGCTCCGAGGCAAGCCTGCTGTGGCCGCTCTGGGTGATTTGACTGACCTGCCCACGTATGAACACATCCAGGCAGCGCTGTCCAGCAGAGATGGGCGCCTGCCCAGAACATACCGGCTGTTCCGGTAG